One Pseudopipra pipra isolate bDixPip1 chromosome 26, bDixPip1.hap1, whole genome shotgun sequence DNA window includes the following coding sequences:
- the LOC135402826 gene encoding signal transducer and activator of transcription 5B isoform X1, with translation MAVWIQAQQLQGEALRQMQALYGQHFPIEVRHYLSQWIESQAWDSIDLDNPQENVKATQLLEGLIQELQKKADHQVGEDGFLLKIKLGHYATQLQNTYDRCPMELVRCIRHILYHEQRLVREANNSPSPAGSLVDAMSQKHLQINQTFEELRLITQDSENELKKLQQTQEYFIIQYQENMRLQAQFSQLSQLGPQERMSRETTLQQKKASLEAWLHREAQTLQQYRVDLAEKHQKTLQLLRKQQTTILDDELIQWKRRQQLAGNGGPPEGTLDVLQTWCEKLAEIIWQNRQQIRRAEHLCQQLPIPGPVEEMLSELNGTITDIISALVTSTFIIEKQPPQVLKTQTKFAATVRLLVGGKLNVHMNPPQVKATIISEQQAKALLKNESTRNESSGEILNNCCVMEYHQATGTLSAHFRNMSLKRIKRSDRRGAESVTEEKFTILFESQFSVGGNELVFQVKTLSLPVVVIVHGSQDNNATATVLWDNAFAEPGRVPFAVPDKVQWPQLCEALNMKFKAEVQSSRGLTKENLVFLAQKLFNSTSSHLEDYSSTTVSWSQFNRENLPGRNYTFWQWFDGVMEVLKKHLKPHWNDGAILGFVNKQQAHDLLINKPDGTFLLRFSDSEIGGITIAWKFDSSERMFWNLMPFTTRDFSIRSLADRLGDLSYLIYVFPDRPKDEVFSKYYTPVLCESTPAKAVDGYVKPQIKQVVPEFVNPSSDSAPGGATYMDQAPSPAVCSQPHYNMYTQNPDPVLDPEGDFDLDDTMDVARHVEELLRRPVDSQWIPHAQS, from the exons ATGGCGGTGTGGATCCaggcccagcagctccagggcgAAGCCCTGCGGCAGATGCAGGCACTCTATGGGCAGCACTTCCCGATCGAGGTGCGGCACTACCTGTCACAGTGGATTGAGAGCCAGGCATG GGACTCCATCGACCTCGACAACCCCCAGGAGAATGTGAAGGCAACACagctgctggaggggctgaTCCAGGAGTTGCAGAAGAAGGCAGACCACCAAGTGGGCGAGGATGGCTTCCTGCTGAAGATCAAGCTGGGGCACTACGCCACACAGCTGCAG AACACGTATGACCGGTGCCCCATGGAGCTGGTGCGCTGCATCCGGCACATCCTCTACCACGAGCAGCGGCTGGTGCGGGAGGCCAACAAT AGCCCCTCGCCTGCTGGCTCCCTGGTGGATGCCATGTCCCAGAAGCACCTGCAGATCAACCAGACCTTCGAGGAGCTGCGGCTCATCACACAGGACTCGGAGAACGAGCTCAAAAAGCTGCAGCAGACACAGGAGTACTTCATCATCCAGTACCAGGAGAACATGCGCCTTCAAG cccagttctcccagcTTTCTCAGCTGGGCCCCCAGGAGCGCATGTCACGGGAGACGACACTGCAACAGAAGAAGGCGTCGCTGGAGGCCTGGCTGCACCGGGAGGCCCAGACACTACAGCAGTACCGTGTG GACCTGGCTGAGAAGCACCAGAAGACGCTGCAGCTGCTGCGCAAGCAGCAAACAACCATCCTGGATGATGAGCTGATCCAGTGGAAGCGTCggcagcagctggcagggaaCGGGGGCCCACCCGAGGGCACCCTGGACGTGCTGCAGACGTG GTGTGAGAAGCTGGCGGAGATCATCTGGCAGAACCGGCAGCAGATCCGCCGGGCTGAGcacctgtgccagcagctgccaaTCCCAGGCCCAGTGGAGGAGATGCTGTCAGAGCTGAACGGCACCATCACCGACATCATCTCTGCCCTGGTCACCAG cacctTCATCATCGAGAAGCAGCCCCCCCAGGTGCTGAAGACACAGACCAAGTTCGCAGCCACCGTGCGGCTCCTGGTGGGGGGGAAGCTGAACGTGCACATGAACCCCCCCCAGGTAAAGGCCACCATCATCAGTGAGCAGCAAGCCAAGGCCCTGCTGAAGAACGAGAGCACCCGCAA CGAGAGCAGTGGGGAGATCCTTAACAACTGCTGTGTGATGGAGTATCACCAGGCCACTGGAACACTCAGTGCCCACTTTCGTAACATG TCCCTGAAGCGAATCAAGCGCTCGGATCGCCGTGGGGCCGAGTCAGTGACGGAAGAGAAGTTCACCATCCTCTTCGAGTCGCAGTTCAGTGTTGGTGGCAATGAGCTGGTCTTCCAGGTGAAG AcgctgtccctgcctgtggtaGTGATCGTGCACGGGAGCCAGGACAACAATGCCACGGCCACTGTGCTCTGGGACAATGCCTTTGCCGAGCCC GGCCGCGTGCCCTTCGCCGTGCCCGACAAGGTGCAGTGGCCGCAGCTCTGCGAGGCGCTCAACATGAAGTTCAAGGCAGAGGTGCAGAGCAGCCGTGGGCTGACCAAGGAGAACCTGGTGTTCCTGGCACAGAAGCTGTTCAACAGCACCAGCTCCCACCTGGAGGACTACAGCAGCACCACGGTGTCCTGGTCCCAGTTCAACCGG GAAAACCTGCCTGGGAGGAATTACACCTTCTGGCAGTGGTTTGACGGGGTCATGGAGGTGCTGAAGAAGCATCTGAAGCCGCACTGGAATGACGG GGCCATCCTGGGCTTCGTCAACAAGCAGCAGGCACACGACCTGCTCATCAACAAGCCCGACGGGACTTTCCTCCTGCGCTTCAGCGACTCAGAGATTGGTGGCATCACCATCGCCTGGAAGTTTGATTCCT CTGAGAGGATGTTCTGGAACCTGATGCCTTTCACCACCAGGGACTTCTCCATCCGCTCCCTGGCCGACCGCCTTGGGGACCTCAGTTACCTTATTTACGTGTTCCCCGACCGGCCCAAGGATGAGGTGTTCTCCAAGTACTACACGCCGGTTCTCTGTGAGTCCACGCCAG CTAAAGCCGTGGATGGATACGTGAAGCCACAGATCAAGCAAGTGGTGCCAGA GTTTGTCAATCCATCAAGCGATTCTGCCCCTGGAGGGGCCACCTACATGGACCAGGCGCCCTCGCCTGCCgtctgctcccagccccattACAACATGTACACCCAGAA ccccGACCCCGTGCTGGACCCTGAGGGTGATTTCGACCTGGATGACACGATGGATGTGGCGAGGCACGTGGAGGAGCTGCTGCGGCGCCCCGTGGACAGTCAGTGGATCCCTCACGCCCAGTCGTGA
- the LOC135402826 gene encoding signal transducer and activator of transcription 5B isoform X2, which produces MAVWIQAQQLQGEALRQMQALYGQHFPIEVRHYLSQWIESQAWDSIDLDNPQENVKATQLLEGLIQELQKKADHQVGEDGFLLKIKLGHYATQLQNTYDRCPMELVRCIRHILYHEQRLVREANNSPSPAGSLVDAMSQKHLQINQTFEELRLITQDSENELKKLQQTQEYFIIQYQENMRLQAQFSQLSQLGPQERMSRETTLQQKKASLEAWLHREAQTLQQYRVDLAEKHQKTLQLLRKQQTTILDDELIQWKRRQQLAGNGGPPEGTLDVLQTWCEKLAEIIWQNRQQIRRAEHLCQQLPIPGPVEEMLSELNGTITDIISALVTSTFIIEKQPPQVLKTQTKFAATVRLLVGGKLNVHMNPPQVKATIISEQQAKALLKNESTRNESSGEILNNCCVMEYHQATGTLSAHFRNMSLKRIKRSDRRGAESVTEEKFTILFESQFSVGGNELVFQVKTLSLPVVVIVHGSQDNNATATVLWDNAFAEPGRVPFAVPDKVQWPQLCEALNMKFKAEVQSSRGLTKENLVFLAQKLFNSTSSHLEDYSSTTVSWSQFNRENLPGRNYTFWQWFDGVMEVLKKHLKPHWNDGAILGFVNKQQAHDLLINKPDGTFLLRFSDSEIGGITIAWKFDSSERMFWNLMPFTTRDFSIRSLADRLGDLSYLIYVFPDRPKDEVFSKYYTPVLSKAVDGYVKPQIKQVVPEFVNPSSDSAPGGATYMDQAPSPAVCSQPHYNMYTQNPDPVLDPEGDFDLDDTMDVARHVEELLRRPVDSQWIPHAQS; this is translated from the exons ATGGCGGTGTGGATCCaggcccagcagctccagggcgAAGCCCTGCGGCAGATGCAGGCACTCTATGGGCAGCACTTCCCGATCGAGGTGCGGCACTACCTGTCACAGTGGATTGAGAGCCAGGCATG GGACTCCATCGACCTCGACAACCCCCAGGAGAATGTGAAGGCAACACagctgctggaggggctgaTCCAGGAGTTGCAGAAGAAGGCAGACCACCAAGTGGGCGAGGATGGCTTCCTGCTGAAGATCAAGCTGGGGCACTACGCCACACAGCTGCAG AACACGTATGACCGGTGCCCCATGGAGCTGGTGCGCTGCATCCGGCACATCCTCTACCACGAGCAGCGGCTGGTGCGGGAGGCCAACAAT AGCCCCTCGCCTGCTGGCTCCCTGGTGGATGCCATGTCCCAGAAGCACCTGCAGATCAACCAGACCTTCGAGGAGCTGCGGCTCATCACACAGGACTCGGAGAACGAGCTCAAAAAGCTGCAGCAGACACAGGAGTACTTCATCATCCAGTACCAGGAGAACATGCGCCTTCAAG cccagttctcccagcTTTCTCAGCTGGGCCCCCAGGAGCGCATGTCACGGGAGACGACACTGCAACAGAAGAAGGCGTCGCTGGAGGCCTGGCTGCACCGGGAGGCCCAGACACTACAGCAGTACCGTGTG GACCTGGCTGAGAAGCACCAGAAGACGCTGCAGCTGCTGCGCAAGCAGCAAACAACCATCCTGGATGATGAGCTGATCCAGTGGAAGCGTCggcagcagctggcagggaaCGGGGGCCCACCCGAGGGCACCCTGGACGTGCTGCAGACGTG GTGTGAGAAGCTGGCGGAGATCATCTGGCAGAACCGGCAGCAGATCCGCCGGGCTGAGcacctgtgccagcagctgccaaTCCCAGGCCCAGTGGAGGAGATGCTGTCAGAGCTGAACGGCACCATCACCGACATCATCTCTGCCCTGGTCACCAG cacctTCATCATCGAGAAGCAGCCCCCCCAGGTGCTGAAGACACAGACCAAGTTCGCAGCCACCGTGCGGCTCCTGGTGGGGGGGAAGCTGAACGTGCACATGAACCCCCCCCAGGTAAAGGCCACCATCATCAGTGAGCAGCAAGCCAAGGCCCTGCTGAAGAACGAGAGCACCCGCAA CGAGAGCAGTGGGGAGATCCTTAACAACTGCTGTGTGATGGAGTATCACCAGGCCACTGGAACACTCAGTGCCCACTTTCGTAACATG TCCCTGAAGCGAATCAAGCGCTCGGATCGCCGTGGGGCCGAGTCAGTGACGGAAGAGAAGTTCACCATCCTCTTCGAGTCGCAGTTCAGTGTTGGTGGCAATGAGCTGGTCTTCCAGGTGAAG AcgctgtccctgcctgtggtaGTGATCGTGCACGGGAGCCAGGACAACAATGCCACGGCCACTGTGCTCTGGGACAATGCCTTTGCCGAGCCC GGCCGCGTGCCCTTCGCCGTGCCCGACAAGGTGCAGTGGCCGCAGCTCTGCGAGGCGCTCAACATGAAGTTCAAGGCAGAGGTGCAGAGCAGCCGTGGGCTGACCAAGGAGAACCTGGTGTTCCTGGCACAGAAGCTGTTCAACAGCACCAGCTCCCACCTGGAGGACTACAGCAGCACCACGGTGTCCTGGTCCCAGTTCAACCGG GAAAACCTGCCTGGGAGGAATTACACCTTCTGGCAGTGGTTTGACGGGGTCATGGAGGTGCTGAAGAAGCATCTGAAGCCGCACTGGAATGACGG GGCCATCCTGGGCTTCGTCAACAAGCAGCAGGCACACGACCTGCTCATCAACAAGCCCGACGGGACTTTCCTCCTGCGCTTCAGCGACTCAGAGATTGGTGGCATCACCATCGCCTGGAAGTTTGATTCCT CTGAGAGGATGTTCTGGAACCTGATGCCTTTCACCACCAGGGACTTCTCCATCCGCTCCCTGGCCGACCGCCTTGGGGACCTCAGTTACCTTATTTACGTGTTCCCCGACCGGCCCAAGGATGAGGTGTTCTCCAAGTACTACACGCCGGTTCTCT CTAAAGCCGTGGATGGATACGTGAAGCCACAGATCAAGCAAGTGGTGCCAGA GTTTGTCAATCCATCAAGCGATTCTGCCCCTGGAGGGGCCACCTACATGGACCAGGCGCCCTCGCCTGCCgtctgctcccagccccattACAACATGTACACCCAGAA ccccGACCCCGTGCTGGACCCTGAGGGTGATTTCGACCTGGATGACACGATGGATGTGGCGAGGCACGTGGAGGAGCTGCTGCGGCGCCCCGTGGACAGTCAGTGGATCCCTCACGCCCAGTCGTGA
- the LOC135402826 gene encoding signal transducer and activator of transcription 5B isoform X3, producing MAVWIQAQQLQGEALRQMQALYGQHFPIEVRHYLSQWIESQAWDSIDLDNPQENVKATQLLEGLIQELQKKADHQVGEDGFLLKIKLGHYATQLQNTYDRCPMELVRCIRHILYHEQRLVREANNSPSPAGSLVDAMSQKHLQINQTFEELRLITQDSENELKKLQQTQEYFIIQYQENMRLQAQFSQLSQLGPQERMSRETTLQQKKASLEAWLHREAQTLQQYRVDLAEKHQKTLQLLRKQQTTILDDELIQWKRRQQLAGNGGPPEGTLDVLQTWCEKLAEIIWQNRQQIRRAEHLCQQLPIPGPVEEMLSELNGTITDIISALVTSTFIIEKQPPQVLKTQTKFAATVRLLVGGKLNVHMNPPQVKATIISEQQAKALLKNESTRNESSGEILNNCCVMEYHQATGTLSAHFRNMSLKRIKRSDRRGAESVTEEKFTILFESQFSVGGNELVFQVKTLSLPVVVIVHGSQDNNATATVLWDNAFAEPGRVPFAVPDKVQWPQLCEALNMKFKAEVQSSRGLTKENLVFLAQKLFNSTSSHLEDYSSTTVSWSQFNRENLPGRNYTFWQWFDGVMEVLKKHLKPHWNDGAILGFVNKQQAHDLLINKPDGTFLLRFSDSEIGGITIAWKFDSSERMFWNLMPFTTRDFSIRSLADRLGDLSYLIYVFPDRPKDEVFSKYYTPVLSPTPCWTLRVISTWMTRWMWRGTWRSCCGAPWTVSGSLTPSRDGQAPGPSPLALALRGLCCVCVSVLGGRRVGSAPRICSVLP from the exons ATGGCGGTGTGGATCCaggcccagcagctccagggcgAAGCCCTGCGGCAGATGCAGGCACTCTATGGGCAGCACTTCCCGATCGAGGTGCGGCACTACCTGTCACAGTGGATTGAGAGCCAGGCATG GGACTCCATCGACCTCGACAACCCCCAGGAGAATGTGAAGGCAACACagctgctggaggggctgaTCCAGGAGTTGCAGAAGAAGGCAGACCACCAAGTGGGCGAGGATGGCTTCCTGCTGAAGATCAAGCTGGGGCACTACGCCACACAGCTGCAG AACACGTATGACCGGTGCCCCATGGAGCTGGTGCGCTGCATCCGGCACATCCTCTACCACGAGCAGCGGCTGGTGCGGGAGGCCAACAAT AGCCCCTCGCCTGCTGGCTCCCTGGTGGATGCCATGTCCCAGAAGCACCTGCAGATCAACCAGACCTTCGAGGAGCTGCGGCTCATCACACAGGACTCGGAGAACGAGCTCAAAAAGCTGCAGCAGACACAGGAGTACTTCATCATCCAGTACCAGGAGAACATGCGCCTTCAAG cccagttctcccagcTTTCTCAGCTGGGCCCCCAGGAGCGCATGTCACGGGAGACGACACTGCAACAGAAGAAGGCGTCGCTGGAGGCCTGGCTGCACCGGGAGGCCCAGACACTACAGCAGTACCGTGTG GACCTGGCTGAGAAGCACCAGAAGACGCTGCAGCTGCTGCGCAAGCAGCAAACAACCATCCTGGATGATGAGCTGATCCAGTGGAAGCGTCggcagcagctggcagggaaCGGGGGCCCACCCGAGGGCACCCTGGACGTGCTGCAGACGTG GTGTGAGAAGCTGGCGGAGATCATCTGGCAGAACCGGCAGCAGATCCGCCGGGCTGAGcacctgtgccagcagctgccaaTCCCAGGCCCAGTGGAGGAGATGCTGTCAGAGCTGAACGGCACCATCACCGACATCATCTCTGCCCTGGTCACCAG cacctTCATCATCGAGAAGCAGCCCCCCCAGGTGCTGAAGACACAGACCAAGTTCGCAGCCACCGTGCGGCTCCTGGTGGGGGGGAAGCTGAACGTGCACATGAACCCCCCCCAGGTAAAGGCCACCATCATCAGTGAGCAGCAAGCCAAGGCCCTGCTGAAGAACGAGAGCACCCGCAA CGAGAGCAGTGGGGAGATCCTTAACAACTGCTGTGTGATGGAGTATCACCAGGCCACTGGAACACTCAGTGCCCACTTTCGTAACATG TCCCTGAAGCGAATCAAGCGCTCGGATCGCCGTGGGGCCGAGTCAGTGACGGAAGAGAAGTTCACCATCCTCTTCGAGTCGCAGTTCAGTGTTGGTGGCAATGAGCTGGTCTTCCAGGTGAAG AcgctgtccctgcctgtggtaGTGATCGTGCACGGGAGCCAGGACAACAATGCCACGGCCACTGTGCTCTGGGACAATGCCTTTGCCGAGCCC GGCCGCGTGCCCTTCGCCGTGCCCGACAAGGTGCAGTGGCCGCAGCTCTGCGAGGCGCTCAACATGAAGTTCAAGGCAGAGGTGCAGAGCAGCCGTGGGCTGACCAAGGAGAACCTGGTGTTCCTGGCACAGAAGCTGTTCAACAGCACCAGCTCCCACCTGGAGGACTACAGCAGCACCACGGTGTCCTGGTCCCAGTTCAACCGG GAAAACCTGCCTGGGAGGAATTACACCTTCTGGCAGTGGTTTGACGGGGTCATGGAGGTGCTGAAGAAGCATCTGAAGCCGCACTGGAATGACGG GGCCATCCTGGGCTTCGTCAACAAGCAGCAGGCACACGACCTGCTCATCAACAAGCCCGACGGGACTTTCCTCCTGCGCTTCAGCGACTCAGAGATTGGTGGCATCACCATCGCCTGGAAGTTTGATTCCT CTGAGAGGATGTTCTGGAACCTGATGCCTTTCACCACCAGGGACTTCTCCATCCGCTCCCTGGCCGACCGCCTTGGGGACCTCAGTTACCTTATTTACGTGTTCCCCGACCGGCCCAAGGATGAGGTGTTCTCCAAGTACTACACGCCGGTTCTCT ccccGACCCCGTGCTGGACCCTGAGGGTGATTTCGACCTGGATGACACGATGGATGTGGCGAGGCACGTGGAGGAGCTGCTGCGGCGCCCCGTGGACAGTCAGTGGATCCCTCACGCCCAGTCGTGACGGGCAGGCACCTGGTCCCTCGCCACTGGCCCTGGCGCTGCGGGGactgtgctgtgtttgtgtctctgtgctggGGGGGCGGCGGGTGGGCTCTGCCCCCAGGATTTGCTCCGTGCTGCCCTGA
- the GHDC gene encoding GH3 domain-containing protein yields MLPALAVAVAAAAVAVAVAVPALRHRLVRSALRCAGGRYRRRLEALSTDVRLSQERRLRRLLGTGPGPGPAGGSEELRERHPLGQRCRDGAPTDPVSPLLPWALLRSCWDTDPALQGSVLYLDALGAAFPRALTCRGTALLHWTPGCPCTPAGWPLPTLYCTPTPASALPSRATALRVQLLFALGQRGLHVLEAGLAAELRDALAALHDEWPQLAQELALGRLSPQPGLPEEVRSQLQALLTPDPARAAELRAECARGFEGIVRRLWPQLEVVVVRSAHSTERLYCDALLQADCQGLPIYYPFYQAVGALLGVNLWPEEPVPQFLLCPDWAFFEFLPCPAEEEPRTMLLDELWEGREYGLVVTAQPGEYRCCAGEVLRVAGFHKQCPVVEPVRRESQTLSVRGESIPEERFCQTLCRALGMWPGARLIDYVCVESSLLGDSSGPCAPHYEVFVELQGLRDLSEGQRYKLDQCLQEDFLVYKSFRFKGSIGPLRLHLVRAGAFTRLREALGSPVPMPRVLREERLLQLIQGSVIS; encoded by the exons ATGCTGCCGGCGCTGGCGGTGGCGgtcgcggcggcggcggtggccGTGGCCGTGGCTGTCCCCGCGCTGCGGCACCGCCTGGTTCGCTCCGCGCTGCGCTGCGCCGGGGGCCGGTACCGGCGGCGGCTGGAGGCGCTGAGCACCGACGTGCGGCTGAGCCAggagcggcggctgcggcggctgctgggcaccggccccggccccggcccggccggcg GCTCCGAGGAGTTACGGGAGCGGCATCCCCTGGGGCAGCGCTGCCGGGACGGAGCGCCGACGGATCCAGTTTCTCcgctgctcccctgggctctgctccgCAGCTGCTGGGACACCGACCCCGCGCTGCAG GGGTCCGTGCTCTACCTGGATGCCCTCGGTGCCGCTTTCCCGCGGGCGCTGACCTGCCGGGGCACAGCCTTGCTGCACTGGACCCCCGGCTGCCCCTGCACCCCGGCGGGGTGGCCGTTGCCCACCCTGTACTGCACCCCTACCCCGGCAAGTGCCCTGCCCTCGCGGGCCACCGCCCTGCGAGTGCAGCTGCTTTTTGCCCTGGGGCAGCGGGGGCTGCACGTGCTGGAGGCCGGGCTGGCAGCCGAGCTGCGCGACGCGCTGGCGGCCCTGCACGATGAGTGGCCCCAGCTGgcccaggagctggcactgggcaggctgagcccccagcccgggctgcctGAGGAGGTGCGGAGCcagctgcaggcactgctgacCCCCGACCCTGCCCGGGCGGCTGAGCTCCGCGCTGAGTGTGCCCGTGGCTTCGAGGGCATCGTGCGGCGCCTGTGGCCACAgctggaggtggtggtggtgaggtcagcacacagcacagagcGACTCTACTGCGACGCCCTCCTCCAGGCTGACTGCCAGGGGCTGCCCATCTACTACCCCTTCTACCAGGCAGTGGGAG ccctgcttggTGTGAACCTGTGGCCAGAAGAGCCAGTGCCCCAattcctgctgtgccctgacTGGGCTTTCTTCGagttcctgccctgccctgcagaggaggagccaCGGACGATGCTGTTGGATGAGCTTTGGGAGGGACGAGAGTATGGGCTGGTTGTGACAGCCCAGCCAGGAGAGTACAG gtgctgtgctggggaggtgcTGAGGGTGGCTGGCTTCCACAAGCAGTGTCCTGTGGTGGAACCTGTGCGGAG GGAGAGCCAGACACTGAGTGTGCGGGGTGAGAGCATACCTGAGGAGCGGTTCTGCCAGACCCTGTGCCGTGCCTTGGGCATGTGGCCGGGTGCTCGCCTGATTGACTATGTCTGTGTGGAGAGTAGCCTGCTGG GCGACTCTTCGGGGCCCTGCGCCCCCCACTACGAGGTGTTCgtggagctgcagggcctgcGGGACCTGTCGGAGGGGCAGCGCTACAAG CTGGACCAGTGTCTCCAAGAGGATTTTCTTGTCTACAAGTC